The following are encoded together in the Flavobacterium haoranii genome:
- a CDS encoding BadF/BadG/BcrA/BcrD ATPase family protein has protein sequence MKLLVDSGSTKADWIAINDEGKVLFTTQSLGLNPEVLTKDEVIKRLNDKFDISHNKNKANNLFFYGAGCGTDRMKDFLTNIFKEYFVNATVSVNEDTYAAVYATTPKNTEAIVCILGTGSNCSFFDGKVLHQKVQSLGYIAMDDASGNRFGRHLLRGYFFNKMPEDLAKEFETEFNVDADFVKNKLYKEPNPNAYLATFAKFLIRHKDSEFCQAIIKKEMESFVENYIKQFDNYKDVPVHFIGSIAFYLKDELEIILSNHGIKIGNVLRRPIDGLIEYHVLNK, from the coding sequence ATGAAATTACTTGTAGATAGCGGATCAACTAAAGCAGATTGGATTGCCATAAACGATGAAGGTAAAGTTTTATTTACTACTCAGTCACTAGGTTTAAATCCTGAGGTTTTAACTAAAGATGAAGTAATAAAAAGATTAAACGATAAGTTTGATATTTCTCATAATAAAAATAAAGCAAACAATTTATTCTTTTATGGTGCTGGTTGTGGCACTGATAGAATGAAAGATTTTTTAACAAATATCTTTAAAGAATACTTTGTAAATGCTACGGTTTCAGTAAATGAAGACACTTATGCAGCAGTTTACGCAACAACTCCAAAAAATACAGAAGCAATTGTTTGTATTCTAGGAACTGGTTCAAATTGTAGCTTTTTTGACGGAAAAGTTTTGCATCAAAAAGTACAATCATTAGGTTATATTGCTATGGATGATGCCAGTGGTAATCGTTTTGGACGTCATTTATTAAGAGGTTATTTTTTTAATAAAATGCCCGAAGATTTAGCAAAAGAATTTGAAACTGAATTTAATGTTGATGCTGATTTTGTTAAAAATAAATTATATAAAGAACCAAATCCAAATGCCTACTTAGCAACTTTTGCAAAGTTTTTAATTAGACATAAAGATTCAGAATTTTGTCAAGCAATTATCAAAAAGGAAATGGAATCTTTTGTTGAAAATTATATAAAACAGTTTGATAATTACAAAGATGTTCCGGTTCATTTCATCGGCTCTATAGCATTTTATTTGAAAGATGAACTAGAAATTATCTTAAGCAATCATGGAATAAAGATTGGTAATGTTTTAAGGAGACCAATTGACGGATTAATTGAATATCACGTTTTAAACAAATAA
- a CDS encoding DUF2461 domain-containing protein: MKMITQDIFDFLKNLKENNNKDWFTINKPTFENVQKKAKEFFNEIGFELGKVDSIEKVNVFRIYRDVRFSKDKTPYKSHFSADYRRTKPMLRGGYYLHIENNNSFIGGGFWDPNKEDLLRIRKELEIDASEFREIINSQVFKNFFGELKGEELVTAPKGFDKTHPDIDLIKKKQYLVMRSFTNKEVLSKDFPKEILATFAAMRPFFDYMSAVLTTDLNGESLY, from the coding sequence ATAAAAATGATAACTCAGGATATTTTTGATTTTTTAAAGAATTTAAAAGAAAACAATAATAAAGATTGGTTTACAATTAATAAACCTACTTTTGAAAATGTACAAAAAAAGGCAAAGGAGTTTTTTAATGAAATTGGTTTTGAACTAGGAAAAGTAGATAGCATCGAAAAAGTAAATGTTTTTAGAATTTACCGCGATGTTCGTTTTTCTAAAGATAAAACTCCTTATAAATCTCATTTTAGCGCCGATTATAGAAGAACAAAACCTATGTTGCGTGGAGGTTATTATTTACACATAGAAAATAATAACAGTTTTATTGGTGGTGGATTTTGGGATCCAAATAAAGAGGATTTATTGAGAATTAGAAAAGAGTTAGAAATTGATGCTTCTGAATTTAGAGAGATTATCAATTCTCAAGTGTTTAAAAATTTCTTTGGAGAATTAAAAGGAGAGGAGTTAGTAACAGCTCCAAAAGGATTTGATAAAACCCATCCGGATATTGATTTGATTAAGAAAAAACAGTATTTAGTAATGAGAAGTTTTACAAATAAAGAAGTTTTATCTAAAGATTTTCCAAAAGAGATTTTAGCTACTTTTGCAGCGATGCGACCATTCTTTGATTATATGAGTGCTGTCTTAACAACAGATCTTAACGGAGAAAGTTTGTATTAA
- a CDS encoding glyoxalase, producing MKTKDEAILEIRGESIGDVFETSTLEEKFQNQTLRPILKFQNDLFIEVFKNYATKQKGVFFSLSPEKKMQYIENSIQRDIKFRNSLKGIIIGMFTISEYKEYILNSSNLNKRMMNLLIERLKSQIQLFEEIF from the coding sequence ATGAAAACTAAAGATGAAGCAATTTTAGAAATTCGTGGTGAATCTATTGGAGATGTTTTTGAAACTTCTACGCTTGAAGAAAAATTCCAAAATCAAACTTTGCGTCCTATTTTAAAATTTCAAAACGATTTGTTTATTGAGGTTTTTAAAAATTATGCAACTAAACAAAAAGGAGTTTTTTTTAGTTTATCGCCAGAAAAGAAAATGCAGTATATCGAAAATTCAATTCAGCGCGATATAAAGTTCAGAAATTCTTTGAAAGGAATTATTATTGGAATGTTTACTATTTCAGAATACAAAGAATATATTCTAAATTCATCAAACTTAAATAAAAGAATGATGAATTTATTAATAGAACGCTTAAAAAGTCAAATACAACTTTTTGAAGAAATTTTTTAA
- a CDS encoding methylglyoxal synthase translates to MEKFELAIIAHDGKKAEMVQFINKNKHLLIKENIKIIATGTTGGKVEKIGIKVKKLLSGPLGGDAQIAARVAEGKTKMVLFFKDPGSSHPHEPDINMLIRICDVHNVPLATNEATAQLLLNALF, encoded by the coding sequence ATGGAAAAATTTGAATTAGCAATTATTGCACACGACGGAAAAAAAGCCGAAATGGTTCAGTTTATTAATAAAAATAAACATTTGTTAATTAAAGAAAATATCAAAATTATAGCAACAGGAACGACTGGAGGTAAAGTAGAAAAAATAGGAATTAAAGTTAAAAAATTACTTTCTGGTCCACTTGGTGGCGATGCACAAATTGCAGCTAGAGTAGCAGAAGGCAAAACAAAAATGGTTCTATTTTTCAAAGATCCAGGTTCTAGCCATCCGCACGAACCCGATATTAATATGTTGATTAGAATTTGTGACGTGCACAACGTACCGCTTGCTACTAATGAAGCAACGGCACAATTATTATTAAATGCATTATTTTAA
- the gap gene encoding type I glyceraldehyde-3-phosphate dehydrogenase, protein MSKVKLGINGFGRIGRIVFRESMNRDNVEVVAINDLLDVEHLAYLLKYDSVHGRFNGKVEVKEGKLYVNDKFIRVTAERDPAQIKWDDATVDVDIVAECTGFFTTKETAKAHIAGGAKKVIISAPSADAPMFVMGVNHDKVTAEDVIVSNASCTTNCLAPLAKVVHDNFGIIEGLMTTVHASTSTQMVADGPSRKDWRGGRAASVNIIPSSTGAAKAVGQVIPELNGKLTGMSMRVPTVDVSVVDLTVRLEKETTYDEIMAVLKQASETSMNGVLGYTEDLVVSQDFVGDSRTSIVDAKAGIGLSSTFFKLVSWYDNEYGYSSKLIDLAVHIASVN, encoded by the coding sequence ATGTCAAAAGTAAAATTAGGTATAAACGGTTTTGGTAGAATTGGCCGTATTGTTTTTAGAGAATCAATGAATAGAGATAATGTAGAAGTTGTAGCTATTAACGATTTATTAGATGTAGAACATTTAGCATATTTATTAAAATACGATTCAGTACACGGAAGATTCAACGGAAAAGTTGAAGTTAAAGAAGGTAAATTATATGTAAATGATAAATTTATCCGTGTAACTGCAGAAAGAGATCCAGCACAAATTAAATGGGATGATGCAACTGTAGATGTTGATATCGTTGCTGAATGTACAGGTTTCTTTACAACTAAAGAAACAGCAAAAGCTCACATTGCTGGTGGTGCAAAAAAAGTAATTATTTCGGCTCCATCTGCTGATGCTCCAATGTTTGTAATGGGAGTTAACCATGATAAAGTAACTGCAGAAGATGTAATTGTTTCTAATGCTTCTTGTACAACAAACTGTTTAGCTCCTTTAGCAAAAGTAGTTCACGATAACTTCGGAATTATTGAAGGTTTAATGACAACAGTTCACGCTAGTACATCAACTCAAATGGTTGCCGATGGTCCTTCAAGAAAAGACTGGAGAGGTGGTCGTGCAGCTTCTGTAAACATTATTCCATCTTCTACAGGTGCAGCAAAAGCTGTAGGACAAGTTATTCCAGAATTAAATGGAAAATTAACAGGTATGTCAATGCGTGTACCAACTGTTGACGTTTCTGTAGTAGATTTAACAGTAAGATTAGAAAAAGAAACTACTTATGATGAAATCATGGCAGTTTTAAAACAAGCTTCTGAAACTTCAATGAATGGTGTTTTAGGATATACTGAAGATTTAGTTGTTTCTCAAGATTTCGTTGGAGATTCAAGAACTTCTATCGTAGATGCTAAAGCTGGAATTGGTTTAAGTTCAACTTTCTTCAAATTAGTTTCTTGGTATGATAACGAATATGGTTATTCAAGTAAATTAATTGATTTAGCAGTTCACATTGCTTCAGTTAATTAA